The following proteins are co-located in the Anas platyrhynchos isolate ZD024472 breed Pekin duck chromosome 1, IASCAAS_PekinDuck_T2T, whole genome shotgun sequence genome:
- the ESD gene encoding S-formylglutathione hydrolase isoform X3: MKFGIYLPPKAETGKCPVLYWLSGLTCTEQNFITKAGFQQAAAEHGLIVVAPDTSPRGCNIEGEEESWDFGTGAGFYVDATEEPWKTNYRMYSYVKDELPKLINANFPTDPERMSIFGHSMGGHGALILALKNPGKYKSVSAFAPICNPIQCQWGKKALGGYLGSDASKWEAYDATQLVKSYPDSRLDILIDQGKDDQFLSAGQLLPDNFIAACTERKIPVVFRLQQGYDHSYFFISTFINDHIKHHAKYLNA; this comes from the exons atgaaatttgGAATCTACTTGCCTCCAAAAGCAGAGACTGGGAAGTGTCCTGTGCTGTATTGGCTCTCAG gGTTAACTTGTACAGAACAGAACTTTATAACAAAAGCTGGTTTTCAGCAAGCTGCAGCTGAACATGGCCTTATTGTAGTTGCACCAGACACCAGCCCAC GTGGCTGCAATAttgaaggagaagaagaaagctgGGATTTTGGCACCGGTGCTGGTTTTTATGTGGATGCCACCGAAGAACCTTGGAAAACAAACTATAGGATGTACTCCTACGTCAAGGATGAG TTGCCTAAACTAATCAATGCCAATTTCCCTACTGATCCTGAACGGATGTCTATTTTTGGGCATTCCATGGGAGGTCATGGAGCTCTTATTCTTGCTCTGAAGAATCCTGGAAAGTACAAA TCTGTGTCGGCTTTTGCTCCTATCTGCAACCCTATTCAGTGTCAGTGGGGGAAGAAAGCCCTTGGCGGATATCTGGGATCGGATGCAAGCAAATGGGAG GCATACGATGCTACACAACTTGTGAAGTCCTATCCAGACTCTCGCCTGGACATCCTGATCGACCAAGGCAAAGACGACCAGTTCCTGTCAGCGGGCCAGCTCCTGCCGGACAACTTCATTGCCGCCTGCACCGAGAGGAAAATCCCAGTGGtcttcaggctgcagcag GGTTACGATCAcagctattttttcatttctacgTTTATCAACGACCACATCAAGCACCATGCAAAATACCTTAATGCTTGA
- the ESD gene encoding S-formylglutathione hydrolase isoform X2, translating to MALKQVSSNKCFEGFQKVFEHDSTELKCKMKFGIYLPPKAETGKCPVLYWLSGLTCTEQNFITKAGFQQAAAEHGLIVVAPDTSPRGCNIEGEEESWDFGTGAGFYVDATEEPWKTNYRMYSYVKDELPKLINANFPTDPERMSIFGHSMGGHGALILALKNPGKYKSVSAFAPICNPIQCQWGKKALGGYLGSDASKWEAYDATQLVKSYPDSRLDILIDQGKDDQFLSAGQLLPDNFIAACTERKIPVVFRLQQGYDHSYFFISTFINDHIKHHAKYLNA from the exons TACAGAgctaaaatgcaaaatgaaatttgGAATCTACTTGCCTCCAAAAGCAGAGACTGGGAAGTGTCCTGTGCTGTATTGGCTCTCAG gGTTAACTTGTACAGAACAGAACTTTATAACAAAAGCTGGTTTTCAGCAAGCTGCAGCTGAACATGGCCTTATTGTAGTTGCACCAGACACCAGCCCAC GTGGCTGCAATAttgaaggagaagaagaaagctgGGATTTTGGCACCGGTGCTGGTTTTTATGTGGATGCCACCGAAGAACCTTGGAAAACAAACTATAGGATGTACTCCTACGTCAAGGATGAG TTGCCTAAACTAATCAATGCCAATTTCCCTACTGATCCTGAACGGATGTCTATTTTTGGGCATTCCATGGGAGGTCATGGAGCTCTTATTCTTGCTCTGAAGAATCCTGGAAAGTACAAA TCTGTGTCGGCTTTTGCTCCTATCTGCAACCCTATTCAGTGTCAGTGGGGGAAGAAAGCCCTTGGCGGATATCTGGGATCGGATGCAAGCAAATGGGAG GCATACGATGCTACACAACTTGTGAAGTCCTATCCAGACTCTCGCCTGGACATCCTGATCGACCAAGGCAAAGACGACCAGTTCCTGTCAGCGGGCCAGCTCCTGCCGGACAACTTCATTGCCGCCTGCACCGAGAGGAAAATCCCAGTGGtcttcaggctgcagcag GGTTACGATCAcagctattttttcatttctacgTTTATCAACGACCACATCAAGCACCATGCAAAATACCTTAATGCTTGA